TCTGGAAACCCTTCATCCTCGGTGTGGCGCACTTCACGAGTATAGAACTCGAAAGTGCGTCCACCGTACTCTACATGAAGATGATGGAAGTCGTAGATCGAAGGAAGAAAAGAGAAGCCGAAGAAAAAGCGGAAGAGTTAAAATTCTTAGCAAGGCTGATTCAAGGTTCGAGTTTTTGAGAGTTAGAAAGAATAGAAGGTTGAGGAAACGATTAAGCGCATGGCTACAAGAGAACTGAATATCACGATCAAGATCGGCGTAGATCCGGACGATCCATTTTCTGGCATCCGAAAAGAATTGGAAGATTTACGTTCTAAGCTGAAAGAATTTTCCGATTCAACCAATCTTATTTCGAAATCTGGAATTCAAGCCTGGGAATCTTTAGGAAATTCCATGGCGGATTCGATCCGAGGAGTTTCCGGTCTTGCGCTTCTTTCCGAAAAACTTGGAAAGACGGAAGATTCCCTTCGGAAGTTGTATGCGAGCACGAAAGGGAATCCCCAACTTGAAAAAGAGTTTTTCAATGTCGCGAAAGCGGCCGGCTTTACGGAAAGAGATGTCACAAAGTTGAACTTTCAATTGAACGCGACTTCTAAAATCGCAACCATCGCTTCCGCTTCACTTAAAGCGCTTTCTTCGATCGCGTCTTTCGCCTTTAAGACTGTGATCGGGCCTTCCATTGAGGCCGGAATCGCATTAGAAAAACAGAATGCAATTTTAAAAACGCTTTCAGGAAGCGAATATCCCAAACTTCAATCCTCGATCGAAAATACGGTCCGAAGTTCCAAAGGATTGACCACTCAAAGAGAACTTACGGAAGCCGCTAATCAGGCGGTCAAAGCGGGCCTCTCGGTCGACTTTATCTCCAAGAATCTTTCCGGCTTGCAAAAATCTTCCCGACTCGCAGGGAACGATCTCTCTTCCTCCATGCAGGACGCTTACAATGCGATAAACCGCGGCACCGGAGACTTTTTACAAAAGAATGGCGCCATATTTTCTGATTATTCTAAGGAATTCAATCGGATCAATCAATCCGGTATTTCCGACGCAGAGAAACGAATCGCGAGAGAAAGACTTCTTTCTTCCGCATTGAGCGAAAACAGTAAATTACAAAATTCTTATGGAGAGCACACCCGAACCACTTCGGCGATCTTAGAAAGATTTAGCGAAATCATAGAAGGTTTGAAGGAAAAAATCGGTTCTATGATCTTGGAGGCATTGAGACCTGTCCTGACGTTGTTCATAGATTTGTTTGAATACTTTACGGAAGGGGAAGATGCGGCGGAAAGACTGGAAGTCGCAGGGATCATTTTAGGAAGTATTCTCACAGGCATCGTCGCAGGTTTGATAGCAGTAGGAGTTCAAGCTCTGATCACTTCAGGTTTTACGTTCTCTTCCTTAATTCCAGCTTTGATCGGAATGGCCGCGGCAGGTTGGGCCGCGATTGCACCGTTCCTTCCGTTTATTGCGATCGGTCTCGCCGTCGCTATCGTTGTGGCGGGCCTCGCCTTGATTATAAGAGATCTCTTTAAATGGATGAAAGGTGGTAAATCCGTTATCGGAGATTTTCTAGGACCTTTCGATCTTGTTAAGGGCAAGTTTGATTCGTTAATTGAAACGGTGATATCCTTTAAAGATAGAATTATCCAATTCTTTACTGATCTCGGACCGAAGATTCGAAAAATCATTTCCGATCTGGTCCCGGCCGGTGTTCTCAAATTTTTAGGAATCGCGCCGGACTTTAAAGAACCGCCGACAGAAGTTCAAGATGCGATCATCACCAAACATGGAAAGGTGATTCATTTTCACCCTGATGATAATTTGGTCGCAGTGAAAGATCTTGGTATCTTGGGCGGATCTAAGGCAGGTAACGGGAAGGGAATCTCCGTCAATATCGCTAACGTAACGTTAGGCTCCGGATCTACTCAAAAAGACGCTCAGATGTTCGGCGCGTATTTGGAAAAAGAACTCGAAAAGATCGCATTGAAGATCGGCCTTCAATCCGGACTTTCACCGGAAGGAGTTGCGTAATGGGAACGATAACAAGAAGAGATACAATCGCTCTCACAGATGGAGAAACCGAAGTCGAGATGAACGTTTCCTTTGACATTCAATATTCTTATCCAGCCGAAGTCACCGGGCATCCGATCGAGAGGGAAAAAGGGAAAACATCGATTACGGATTTCGTCATTCCCGGACAAAGAACTGTTACTTTAAGCGCTCTTTTATCCTCTTCTACATCCGCCCTAACTCTTTCAAAAATGTCCGTTGATGAAAAGTTGGAAACTTTGATTCGTTGGCAGACCAGCGGAACCTTTTTGACTCTCTTGGGTTACAGAACCGGTGGAATTATCAATCGGATTCTATCCTTGCTTCCTTCCTTCTTTCGTTTTGTGGAACCGGACGATCCGGATCAAAGATATCTAGGAAGATCCACGGATGAGATTCCGAACCTACTGCTCGGAGACGTTACTTTTTCGGAATCGAAAGAGAACGGAGACGATGTCCCGGTGAGTCTTTCGATCGTTCCTATTTTTGTTGCGGAGGCGAAAACGAGAGAAGTAAAGGCGGTTCGGTCGGGTGGAAAAAAATCCAATCAGGAAGTAAACAGATCGGGTAGTCCGAATCCTGCGAAACTAAAGAGCTAAGGACATTAGAATATGCCAATATTTAAATACATTCCCGTGGATCCGGAATCGATTCCGATTCGAAATATATATCAAATAGGTTCGAAGGATTATGAATTCGAATTCGCATACAATCAGATCGGAGATTTTATCACGGTGATAATCAGAAATCAAGACGACGCGGTTCTGTTTTCTTCCTGTTTGATCTATGGAATTTCTCTGAATCATGTCGTAGTCGATGATTTTCCGGTTTCGATTTCACTCAAACCCTTTGACATTGATGATCTATATCGCGAAGAATTTATTCAGATTCCTGTCAATCGCCAGACTTTCGGATCGACGGTTCAGATCTATTTAGAAGGTGAAGAATGACTCCGAATCCAAAACTTTTCGGCAGAGTTGTATCTCTGGAAATTCTACCAAAAAGTGGGAACGCCAAAAAATTCACATATCCTCCTTTTGATATGGAATTTGAATCCGAGTTGAATTCGTTAAATTCAACGACGGTAACGATCTATAACGTAAACGAAGAAACGATGGCTTTGATCGGCGCAAAGACGCAAGGTTCAGGCTTTCAATATCCGAGTGTTTTTTTAAATGCTGGTTATAAAGATGAGAACGGCTTGGTCGCGTCCGGAAACGTCATTCTTCCTAAGTTTAAGCAAGATGGCACAAACAAGATATTGGAATTTCAGATCAATGCGAACGCAGGAATATGGTCCCGCACATATATAATGAAAACGTATAGTAAACTTCCTGCAACGAGCGTAATTCTTGATATTTTGGAAAGAGGAAATATGAAACCGGGAAAGATCGCCCTCGGAGAAGATCGGATTATCAACTTTAGCGCAAATGATTCGTTAGGTGAATGCATCAATCAGTTCTGTTCATTAACGAAATCGCAATATTGGATCCAAGACGGTTTGTTGCATATAGATTCCAAGCAACCGAAGCAAAAACAAAGCGTACTTTTTTTGGACAGCACTTCCGGCCTCATCGGAATACCCGAGCAAGAGGAAAAAAAATGGAAGGTAACGAGTTTATTTCGACATAAATTCAAAAAGAACATGATAATCTCGATTCACGGTGGAAAGTTAAAGGGAGAATGCAGAATTATCGGCGGAAAGCACAAATTCTCCACCTTCCAATCCGAGAACTATTCTGAGTTGGAGGTGACACCTTTATGAATTTGGACGAAGTGATTCTTGCGTCGATGAAAAAGTCGCTCTCCAAAATACAAGTGGGTTTGCCGGGAATTATAGACTCTTTCAATTCAAATGAAATGACGGCTAACGTTAAGATTCCGTTCAAACAAAAAGACGGCTCGGGTGAGGAAAAAAAATTCCCGATGTTATCGAATATTCGAGTCGGTGCTCTTTGGTCGGGCGATTTTTACATGAAACCGGATTACAAACGAGGGGATACCGTTTGGATCTCATTCTCCACGCACGATATATCCGACGCGGTGAGGGGAGTCAGCTCCTTGGTTTCGGATTCCTTATTCGATCTTCAAAGTGCTTGTGTAGTATGCGGTTATAAAAGCGATTCGGATTTGCCTGCTGTTACGGCGAATTTACCGGGCCTCGTGATCGGGAACAAGGAAGGGAAGTCTTTCATTCAATTCGATGATGATACGATTAAGATTCAAGGAGGTTTGATCGATCTTTCGGAAGCGGCAGTTTTGGGGAACACTCTTGTGCAGTTGATAAAGATGATCCTTGATGTTTTTATAAACAATGCCGCTTCCTTTACTACGAATTCCGTTCCGGGTTCTCCTTCCGGATTGGCGCCCACGGTGTTGGCTCAGTTGAATTTAAGAAAAGCGGAAGTGGATCAAATTCTTTCAAATAAGGTAAAAATAGGATGAAAGGTTTTAAAATCGAAAACGGAGATATTGCCAGAAAGAACGGACGCACGGTCGTATTGGACGATCTGGAATACTATGCTCAAAGAATCAAACACGCGATTCGATTATCGCTTGGTGAGTGCGTTTATGAACCGCTTACTGGAATGGATTGGTTTACGATCTTTTCCACAAAGATATCTAGAGAAAGGGTTACGTTCGAAATCAAAAAAGTAATTTTAAAGGATCCAGAGACGATCTCGCTCGACCGAATAGAGGTGAAAGCCGACGATTTGAATCGGAGAATCTATATTCAATATTCTGCAAATACGAAATTTGGTATTGTTTTGGGGGAAATATAATGTTAGGCGTTACGGAGCAAGGTTTTATTCGAAAAACAAGGGACCAGATTCTCTCTGAACTGGAAGAAAAATATAAAACGAATCTCGGTCAGGAAATAGACTTATCGATTTTAAGCGAGGACGGGATTCGGATGAGAATTCTCGCGGACGAACTCGATCTGATTCATCAATTGGCAGAGTCCGTATTCTACTCCAACTTCGCACATACGGCAAGGGGAGTTTCCTTGGATCGAGTGTTAAACCCATTGGGCGCGGAACGCCAGCCGGCAAAAAGATCGATTGTCGCTTTAAAATTTTCAGGCGTAAATGGATCCGTCGTCGAAGTCGGAACGATTTGTCAAACCGGAAGCGGATATCAGTTTATTACCATAGAATCCGGAACTATCAGCGGAGGTTTCGTAGTTTTAAATGCGCAAGCTCTTAGATTGGAATACGGTTTGAACGGAAATGTTCCGGCTAACACGATTACTACGATAAATACCGGAATCGCAGGAGTCGATTCGGTTACAAATCTTGAACCTGCAAGAGGTGGTCGATCCATCGAGACGGACGTTGAATATTTGAATCGTTTTATGGAGGAAGGGGTTAACGGAGGATCGTCCGCTACGAACGTTCAGGGCGTTCTGAATCAGATCGAGGCGGTATTAAGCGCGGTCGTTTATGAGAATCGTACGGATTTTACGGATATCGACGGAAGGCCTCCTCATTCAATGGAAGCAGTAATCGAAGGAGGTAGTTCCGAAGAGATTGGCGAGGTGTTTTTACGAAACTGGCCCGGCGGTATCGAGTCATTCGGTTCTACGAATACTTCCGTGATCGATAGTAAAGGTGTCGCGAGAACTTACTTCTTCAATCGCCCGACCGACGTAGATATTTTCGTCAAGATTGATATTGTTCGCGATCTAAGCCTTTGGGTTTCCGGAAGCGAATCCATCGTGAGGACGAATTGTATCAAGGTGATCGGCGGTGTGGATACGATAAACACGGTTTCGACCGCTTACAAAGGGGACGGAACCGGCGCGGACGTATTTGCATGGAAGCTGATCGCGGCGCAAAGCGGACTGAGCGAATATGCCTCCACGAAGGTTCTTGGGATCAAGTCGATGTCCGCGAAAGTCGGCTTCTCCTCTCCTGGAACGTTAGATGAACTTTCATTGAATAGCCGTCAGAGAGCAAAATTAGTAACCTCTAATATTCAGGTGAATTTTATATGACAACCCTTGATGACGTTCTGCAACGATATCCGTCTTCCCTGTTTACTCGGGATCCTGAATCTCGAATCGGCAAACGATGGACAGCAGATCTGGAATTGTTAAACGAAGCTCGCGTTGTTTTGGAATCGTTGCGCGGTCTTACCGACTTTCGAGTTCAACAAGGAGTCGTTCTTGATCTCATCGGAAAAAATTTAAAACAACCCCGAGACGGGATGGATGATTTTAGATATCGAGTTTTTCTTTCGATCGCAAGACAAAAAAGAAAATCGAAAGGCGATATTCACTCCATGAATGAAATCGGGTCACAGATTCTCGCCGGAACCGGAACCTTATATGAAATTCAAGAACTCTGTTACGGAGGTGTTCCCGAATTTCTCGAGGGCGCATTGACTCTAAATGGAGAATCCCCGCTCTCCGGCAACACGAAAAGACCGGCAACGATCCGAGTGGTCTTTTCCGGGTCCGTTGATTCGGTTGTGGTGGCTCCGGAGTTTAATCAAGCGATTTCGCAAATTCGGGCCGGAGGAGTCAATGCGATCATCAGTTATCGCTTTGAAACTTCAACGCTCTCCGGTATTCTTTACGGCGCTTCTCTTCGGAGTAACCGATTGGATGGGAGTTGGAATTTATACAATTCTACTTTATTCTCATATTCTAATGTACAAATATTTCCGTATGAAATAGCGTTTGGGGTCGGTGGTTTGAACGCCGGTATTCCGAGAGTTCCACAACCGAGCGATACTGGATTGCAGGACGAGGTTTTAAGAAAGCTCGTGGAAATTCGGACGAATCCGGATGGAACCAGAAATTTTCAAGTAACCATCAAACAAGCGGAAGCCATTGGAGCATCCATTAATGAGTTGGCTCTCTTTGATGAAAACGGGGATTTACTTTTCCTAAAGACCTTTCCATCCAAACCGAAGGATAACTTGATCGTGTATGACTTTGTGATCAAAGAGGAATTCCTATGATCTTTAATTTGGTTCGAGAAACGGGACTGGAAATTGAGGACCGGGGCAATACAAGGATCGAAATGATTCCGACCGCTTCCTTTAAATCTTTGGAGGAACCCTTTTCTTTCTGTGAAAAGAAAAAGTTCGCGCAGAGAGGATCGGAACTGAATGCGGAATCTATTCGAGCTATCGATTTATCTCTGCAGAAGGATCGGATGAAACCGTTTTTAGGAATCGAACAACTTTTAAAGCTACATGAAAAATATATTATATTTGAGCAAGATGTAAAGGAGTAAAGATGGCAGTATTTAATGCAACAAAAACGAGGACCTGGTCCAAGAGCACGCCGGCGGACGGCGACCTATTCGACGATGAATTCGATCGTCAATACTCGAACGATCAGTATCTAAAAGATCGGATCGATCAGACCGATTTGAATCTTTCCGGAGCGCAGATTCCATTGGGCGGAATCATAGAGGACAATTTGGATCAGGCCTCATCGAGTCTATTCAAGGAAACGAATGCTCAGGCGATTTCGAGAACGACCTATTCGGCTCTCTGGAATTTAGTTCGAAGAAACGTGAGCGGAATTATTCCTGCTACCGATCGGATCAGCGTGACATCCCATGGTCTGATCGAGGGACAACTCGTCAAATTCGCTTTCACGGGTGGGGGAATCACCGCTCTAACCAAATACTATGTAAGAAACCCGACCACAAACGATTTTCAAGTTTCAACGACTCCGACGGGGAGTATCCTCGATCTCACTTCTTCCCAAACGGGAGAGATGATCGTTAACGTTGAGTATGGTTTTGGAGACGGTGCGACGACATACAACGTTCCGGATCGAAGAGGAATTTTTGCGAGGGGCTCGGGAGTTCACGGAACGAGAGCGAAGGCAATTGGTGGAAACTATGACGGGGGTGCGGTTGGATTCGAAGGCCAAGATCAAGGTCAAGGTCACAGACACCAACAGTATGCTGGAGAGATAGCGGCGGGAATTACAAATCAAGGCGGGCGTTACGCGGATTCGAATGGTGCCTCCGTTAGTACATCATTGTACACGAGTACTTCTGCAAATGACGGAACCAACGGCACTCCGCGCACCGGAAACGAAACAACACCGGCCTACGTCGCAGTAAAATACAAAGTGAGGGTCGCATGAACTACATTATAGAAAAAGAAAGTAATAAAGTCGTATGGATCAACTCGGATCCTCAAAAATTAAAAGGAAAAACCGTTTGGCAAGAATTTGATGAGACTCTTCATGAAGTAGTCTACGCGCTCCATTATAATCCTCAAGTCCAAGAGACCTTTCTTGCGCCGGTAGTCGACGGTATGGCTGTGGATTTTCAGCCGAAGTCGGTCTATGATAAAAAGACGGCTCGGGAAAGGATTCTCCAAAACTGGAATGACAAGATGGATTCCGAATTAGAAACGGAAGAGAAACCGATTTTGGACGAAGAGGGGAATGTCCTTCCTCATCAGTTTCATACGAATGCCGGTTGGAGATTGGATTTGGATCAAAAGAAAAAGGATTGTATCGGGCGAATCAATCAGATCTGTTCGGAAAAAATTTCGGGAGGCTTTTCTTCTTCTGCGCTCGGCTCAGCGCATCATTATCCGTTCGATCGCGACGATCAATTGAATCTCAATAGTTCGGTTTTAACGGAAGAAAGCCTTCCGATTCGATGTAAGGATGGCGCAAATCAAGAATCGTTTAAAATTCATACTCCGGCACAAATTCGAAAGGTTTTGAATGATGGTTGTCTCCATAGAGCAAGATTACTCGAAAGAGCGAATCGATGGAAGGCGAAGATCGCGGAAATAGGATCGATTGAAGGACTTCAGGAGATGGATTTCGATTCGGATCGGATCTGAGATTGGCTGTAGTTAGGGTGCGTAGGGAGCTTTCGCACCCTAACTAGTACGTTAAAGTATTAGAATATTCTAAATATAAAGTTGCTTCAATTTCTTTCAATCGATCTTCGTTGTGTACGGGGTGCAATAAAATCGTAGAGGAAAACGTAAATTCGAAACAAAACTTCGAATCAACATTGATCGGTTGTTGGAGTGGATTCTAAAATAAACGCGAATTATTTTGAATCAATCGAGAAATTCGAGCAGTAATTTTCGAATCAGTTCTTTCTGGGTCCAAGGGATAAAGTGATTCTCTTCCTCTAATGGAATGGTTTTGAGAATCGTTTTTGAAAGTTGAGTTTGAAAATACTCCAAGTTTCGATAAGGAACAAGAGAATCCTCTTTTCCGTGGATCAGAATCGTTTTACATTGAATTTCTTTCCAATGAGGGGTCAGGTCGAAGAGCTGTTTTTTTAAAGGAAGCATTTCCGAATTGCTGTGATTGATCTCTCTGGGAAGAATTCGTTTTATCCAATTCCAATCCGCGACTCGATTGTACCATCGAACTTCCTCGGCTTCTCCGCTCAAAGCCGCCGCCAAGAGGAGGAGGCCGGCGATATTTAGATCGGGAAAAGAGGCGATTCTTGCGGCGATTGGTCCTCCGTAGGAGTGTCCCACTAAAACGATTTTTGCATTCTTCTCATTCCCGACGGTTCTTTGGAACTGTGAAATTGCCCGTCCCAGGATATATGCCTGCCTTTCAATGTCGGGCAAACTTTGATCCGGACTGGATTTTCCAAAACCTGGCCTGTCCACGGAAAGGACACAGAAAGAGGAGGTAAGAATCTTGTCTCCTAAATAGGAAGTATAATTCTGCCAGCCCCCTGGAGAGCCGTGAATGAATATTAGAATATTGCGATTCTTTAATTCACACGCGCTCGCAACTCCGTAGACTTCTACTTCATCCTCTAAAAAATGGAATTCCCGGATCTGGGCGCCTTCCTCTTTCAAACGTTGTAAACTTTCTTCCGGCTTTTTCCTGAGATCTTCCGGTAATCTACAAGAGAATAAAAGACCGAAACATAGGGAAAAAAGAAGAATCGTGCGAAAAGGAATCGGCGGCATTTTATTTTTCGGAATTTTCTAAGAAACCGGAAATTCTCCTCTTTGTATTTGTCCGTAGAACCGTAAGAATGTTTGGTTCGGTTGAAAAGGGTTTGCCGTATCGAAAAGTCCTTCCCGGATTCCTTTCACGAGATACATATCGATTTCACCTTTGTTCTTCGCTTTTATCTTTCCTCTATGCTCGCAGATAAAAAAATCTTTTATTTGTTCGTAGGTTTCGCTGGATATATTCACCTCACCCGGAATTCCGGAGCTTTCCATTCTGCTTGCCGTATTCACCGTATCTCCCCAAATGTCGTAAGCAAACTTATCCGTTCCCACAACGCCCGCGACAACCGAGCCGGTGTGTATTCCAAGTCTGAGTTCCCAAAAAGACAGATTCTTACTTTCCCTTTCTTGTTTTTTTTGAAGCATAAATCTCTGAAATTCCAAACCGCAAAGGACGGCGTCTATCGCATGAGTTTTGTTCTTTAGAGGAAGACCTCCCGCGGCCATATAGGCGTCTCCGATCGTCTTGATTTTTTCCATAGAATGAATCTTTACGATGGAATCGAACTGACGGAAAAAAAGATCCAATTCGCTTAACAATTCTTCGGGAGTCATTGTTTCTGCGATCTGAGTAAAACCGGCCATATCGGTAAAGAGTACGGTAACGCTTTCATAACGAACCGGTGCGACGGAATCATTTCTTTTTAATTCTTCCGCAACGGCTTCCGGAAGAATATTTAGAAGTAAGGAGTCAGATTTCTTTCGTTCTATATTCAAGTTTCGTGTTAGAATGAAGATCAAAAGTCCAGTAAGAATTTGGACGAATAAATAGTTCCCTCCGGCGTCCAAATACCGTTCAGTTTCGTTCTGATAGGTCTTGATCCATTCTCTATTGTAGAATTCGGTCGCATAAAGAAAAGCGGTCGCCGCCGCGTAAACCAAATAAACGATCCATACATTATGATTTCTTAAAAGAATCGTCGCGATCACGAGGGCTGGGATAAAATAATAGTGATTACCGCCGATCGATCCTCCGTTAAAAAACCACATGGAAGAAAGATAGACTAAGATGGTAAGATTGAACGGCCAGAATAGCGCGTAGTAGACGCTCTTGATTCGAGAGACCAGATACATTCCCATCAGCAAGATTCCGGAAACGAAGTTTAAGAGAAAGATCACCATGAAGTTTTCCAAATAGAACGAGGAAAAAGCTCCGAAAATATTGAGGGCGCCGTTTACAAAAGCGACCGTATTGAACAGCCTATGTTCCAAAGAATTTTTCTTCGGATCCCCAAACATAAAATAAACGAACTTAAGGACTTGATCGGTCATGGTCGATAGCATAAATTCATCGGGGATGGAAATAAATCATTTATTTCCTTCGAGTTTGCAAAAACGTGCACCTATTTTACAAGAATCAATCGGAACGATCATCGACTTTTCGATTTCCGGCGTAGAATCGAAAAAGTGCTTTGACGATCTTGTACAAGCTGGCTTTCGGAACTCCCAATTTTTTGTTTTCGGATCCGATTTGGAAAAGGAGTTTCCATTGTTGGAAAAGAATCGAATACATTTGAACGATAGAAAATTCAGGATCGTAGAGATTTGTCGATTCGGAGGTGACTCCGTTCAATTCTACGATTCCGAATTCTTTTCCTAATTTCAATTCTTCATCCGATCGATATCGAATATCGTATCTACCGAAGTAAAAGCCGGCAAAGGTCTGGGAAATTTGATCGATTTTCTCAATGAGGGCTTCTGTAATTAGATCGCTTCCGTCCGAAAATAGAGTTCCTTGACAATGATTTCCAGCTTCCGCGAGCCTCATTCTTTCTCCTTTGGAAAGAATCCGGTTCCATTGTTTTTCGTGTCTTTGCTGAAAAATTCCCGATTGAAATCGAAATCGTGGGTGTTTTGAAATCAATTCTTTCAAGGAGGAATTTCCGTCACCTTCTATGATCGGAAACGTCTTTCTCGTCACGGAAAAGATATGTCCTCTTTTTTCATTCGGAAAGCGGTAATAGAACACGCCGGCTTCCTTCGGGCCAGGGTGGTATTCTTGGACAACGAGGTCTATATTTGTCTCGAGTAAATATCGTACCGCTTCGTTTTCTTGTTTGATGAGCTTTACGCCGGAGCCGCGTTGCCCTGCGTCCGGTTTTAGTATATAAGGATATTCGAATTTATTTATGAAAGTTAAATTCTCAAGATTTTTAAGATCCGTTTCGGAATCGATTCTTATAATTTTATGAAATTTTAATATGTGATCGGATGAGATATTTTTAAGAATATCATTCTTTGATTCTCCAACGAGTCCTCCTAAATCGATACCGGGATTGGCGGCACAGATCGTACCAAACCCCCAGTGGCGAATCGTCAAATATACGATATAAGGTACTAAAGGAATGTAAAAGATCCAAGCCGGCCAGAACTCAGGCTTTGCGATTTTTCCGAATGAAACGTTCCAGGAAACGCTCTTCCTTTTAGGTCTGTTTTGATTCAGCTTCTTTATGGTTTGTTTTTTTCTCGAATTGAAGGGTTGAAAGGGCAACTCCAAATTCTTTCGGTATAGAAACATTTTGTAAAAAACACTCCGCGTATATTTTGATGATCGCCATATGATGAATCGTATGGTCCTGGACGTATAAGAATTCTCGTTTCAGATTGCTGATCGTTTTTCCTTCAAGTCCGGACTCCGGATCCAAAAGAAAAGAAAGTTCTACACTTTTATTTTCTTCAATTGACTCGAGTTCGTTTAATAACTCAAAAATTTTATCCCGAGCCGCGCGCGGGGAAGTTTCGTAGAGAGGATTTCTTTTTCTCCGATCGTATGAAATGTCGGTTGTTTCTAAGCCGATAACCAAATTCCCCAAAACTTCCAAACAGTGACGAACATGTTTTCCGATGCTCGAACCCTTGACTTGGGTGATTTCGATCGAATATTCCCTTTCATCGATAACGGAAAGTAGATCTGCCAGTTGATTGAAGGTATGAAAAATGTTTCTGAATTGAATTTGTAACATCGAAAAGTTCTTCGGAGCAAAAGACTCGAAGTTACAAAAGAAAATCGGTTTTTTCGAAATTGCAACGAGATAAAGAAAAAAGAAGAATAGGACAGAGTTGTTTCTCTGTCCCTTTGTGAGTGTCTCTTTTAGTAAAGACTAAATCGGACCGGTATTAGAACCTTAACAGTGATCGCTTTGCCTTCTAAGATTGAAGGAGAATATCTTTTTTTGTAAAATGCTTCGATTGCGGATTCTTCCAAGCCGAATCCGAGCGATTTCCCAACGGAGCGAACCCGAAGTACTTCGCCCGTATCTGCGATTACGATTTCGAGAGTTGTAGTTCCGGAAATTCCGGCCGCTTTTGCTTCGCTCGTAAAAACGGGAATCACGTTCGGAGTTAAATCGACCGGGGCAGTCGCTCCGGATATTACCGCGTCTTGCGCTCCGGCGATTCTCGGATCTTCTTTCTTTTTGAGAGTATCCGTTAATTCGAAATCGCCATCTTCCGGCGCTCCTTCCGCAGGTTCTTGAATGGAAAGGTTATCGATAAAGGCAACCTCTTCGACAAGCTTATCTAGTCGATCGAATTCAATCGATGGAGTGTACCAAAACAAAAGAATCAATATCTGTAGAACGAAGGAAAGTCCTATCCAAGATTCGTACGGATATCTCTCTACAAAACGTTTGAGTTTACTTTTAAGTTTATTTTGAGTCCCGGTATTCAATGCCAGTTCCTTTTATTTCAACCCGCCGCCCT
Above is a genomic segment from Leptospira stimsonii containing:
- a CDS encoding LIC12611 family phage tail protein gives rise to the protein MATRELNITIKIGVDPDDPFSGIRKELEDLRSKLKEFSDSTNLISKSGIQAWESLGNSMADSIRGVSGLALLSEKLGKTEDSLRKLYASTKGNPQLEKEFFNVAKAAGFTERDVTKLNFQLNATSKIATIASASLKALSSIASFAFKTVIGPSIEAGIALEKQNAILKTLSGSEYPKLQSSIENTVRSSKGLTTQRELTEAANQAVKAGLSVDFISKNLSGLQKSSRLAGNDLSSSMQDAYNAINRGTGDFLQKNGAIFSDYSKEFNRINQSGISDAEKRIARERLLSSALSENSKLQNSYGEHTRTTSAILERFSEIIEGLKEKIGSMILEALRPVLTLFIDLFEYFTEGEDAAERLEVAGIILGSILTGIVAGLIAVGVQALITSGFTFSSLIPALIGMAAAGWAAIAPFLPFIAIGLAVAIVVAGLALIIRDLFKWMKGGKSVIGDFLGPFDLVKGKFDSLIETVISFKDRIIQFFTDLGPKIRKIISDLVPAGVLKFLGIAPDFKEPPTEVQDAIITKHGKVIHFHPDDNLVAVKDLGILGGSKAGNGKGISVNIANVTLGSGSTQKDAQMFGAYLEKELEKIALKIGLQSGLSPEGVA
- a CDS encoding phage baseplate protein; amino-acid sequence: MGTITRRDTIALTDGETEVEMNVSFDIQYSYPAEVTGHPIEREKGKTSITDFVIPGQRTVTLSALLSSSTSALTLSKMSVDEKLETLIRWQTSGTFLTLLGYRTGGIINRILSLLPSFFRFVEPDDPDQRYLGRSTDEIPNLLLGDVTFSESKENGDDVPVSLSIVPIFVAEAKTREVKAVRSGGKKSNQEVNRSGSPNPAKLKS
- a CDS encoding phage baseplate plug family protein, coding for MPIFKYIPVDPESIPIRNIYQIGSKDYEFEFAYNQIGDFITVIIRNQDDAVLFSSCLIYGISLNHVVVDDFPVSISLKPFDIDDLYREEFIQIPVNRQTFGSTVQIYLEGEE
- a CDS encoding phage protein; the protein is MTPNPKLFGRVVSLEILPKSGNAKKFTYPPFDMEFESELNSLNSTTVTIYNVNEETMALIGAKTQGSGFQYPSVFLNAGYKDENGLVASGNVILPKFKQDGTNKILEFQINANAGIWSRTYIMKTYSKLPATSVILDILERGNMKPGKIALGEDRIINFSANDSLGECINQFCSLTKSQYWIQDGLLHIDSKQPKQKQSVLFLDSTSGLIGIPEQEEKKWKVTSLFRHKFKKNMIISIHGGKLKGECRIIGGKHKFSTFQSENYSELEVTPL
- a CDS encoding Gp138 family membrane-puncturing spike protein, with product MNLDEVILASMKKSLSKIQVGLPGIIDSFNSNEMTANVKIPFKQKDGSGEEKKFPMLSNIRVGALWSGDFYMKPDYKRGDTVWISFSTHDISDAVRGVSSLVSDSLFDLQSACVVCGYKSDSDLPAVTANLPGLVIGNKEGKSFIQFDDDTIKIQGGLIDLSEAAVLGNTLVQLIKMILDVFINNAASFTTNSVPGSPSGLAPTVLAQLNLRKAEVDQILSNKVKIG
- a CDS encoding DUF2634 domain-containing protein, coding for MKGFKIENGDIARKNGRTVVLDDLEYYAQRIKHAIRLSLGECVYEPLTGMDWFTIFSTKISRERVTFEIKKVILKDPETISLDRIEVKADDLNRRIYIQYSANTKFGIVLGEI
- a CDS encoding baseplate J/gp47 family protein → MLGVTEQGFIRKTRDQILSELEEKYKTNLGQEIDLSILSEDGIRMRILADELDLIHQLAESVFYSNFAHTARGVSLDRVLNPLGAERQPAKRSIVALKFSGVNGSVVEVGTICQTGSGYQFITIESGTISGGFVVLNAQALRLEYGLNGNVPANTITTINTGIAGVDSVTNLEPARGGRSIETDVEYLNRFMEEGVNGGSSATNVQGVLNQIEAVLSAVVYENRTDFTDIDGRPPHSMEAVIEGGSSEEIGEVFLRNWPGGIESFGSTNTSVIDSKGVARTYFFNRPTDVDIFVKIDIVRDLSLWVSGSESIVRTNCIKVIGGVDTINTVSTAYKGDGTGADVFAWKLIAAQSGLSEYASTKVLGIKSMSAKVGFSSPGTLDELSLNSRQRAKLVTSNIQVNFI